A stretch of the Meles meles chromosome 19, mMelMel3.1 paternal haplotype, whole genome shotgun sequence genome encodes the following:
- the LOC123931244 gene encoding 40S ribosomal protein S20, whose amino-acid sequence MAFKDTGKTPVEPEVAIHRIRITLTSRNVKSLEKVCADLIRGAKEKNLKVKGPVRMPTKTLRITTRKTPCGEGSKTWDRFQMRIHKRLIDLHSPSEIVKQITSISIEPGVEVEVTIADA is encoded by the coding sequence ATGGCTTTTAAAGACACCGGGAAGACACCCGTGGAACCGGAGGTGGCGATTCACCGAATTAGAATTACTCTCACCAGCCGCAACGTAAAATCACTGGAAAAGGTATGTGCTGATTTGATCAGAGGCGcaaaggaaaagaatctcaaaGTGAAAGGACCAGTTCGGATGCCTACCAAGACTCTGAGAATCACTACAAGAAAAACTCCTTGTGGTGAAGGCTCTAAGACTTGGGATCGTTTCCAGATGAGGATCCACAAGCGGCTCATTGATTTGCACAGTCCTTCTGAGATTGTTAAGCAGATTACATCCATCAGTATTGAGCCAGGAGTTGAGGTTGAAGTCACCATTGCAGATGCTTAA